The sequence AGGAACTAGAAGAGTTGTTTTGCCAAGACAAGGGCTTTCTTTTATTAGATGAACCGACCAGTTGTCTGGATCAAGGTAATATTTCATGGCTAATTGATCAACTATTAAAATTTAGAGGTGGGTTTATTGTTGTCAGCCATGATCGTTTTTTTATGAATGCTATTGCCAAGCAGATTTTTTGTATTGAGAATAGAAAAATTACAAATTTTGGTGGTACTTATTCTGAATTTGAGTATCATCAAGAACAAACACGTGATCGTTTAATCTTGCTCAATAAAGAATATGAAAAAAAAGTCAAAAAAATAGAAGTTGAAATTAAAAAAAGGAAACAAAAAGCAGAAACAATGGTAAAAAAGAAAAAAAGTGTTTCTGCTTCTGATTGGAAAGTAAATGCTCGTCTTGGAAAGTATGACCGTCATCAAAAATCAATGGACAGCTCTGCTAATGCGCTGCAAAAACGGCTAGCTAAAATGGAAAAGCCAAAAAAGTTTACACCACCAAAGCAGTTTGTTTTTAGGTATGATAAGGATTTTGACCTAAAGAAAAATACATTAATCCGTTTGGAGGAAGCCGATTTTTGTCCATTTAGTCAGAAATTGTTCCATTACCCAGAACTTAAAATTAAATTTGGCGAACATATCTTATTAGGAGGAGCTAATGGCAGCGGTAAGTCATCTTTTTTAAATGCCCTTTCGCAGCTGCAATTGCCGACTATTTCTTTTATTTCTAAAAAACTTTCCATTGGCTTATTTACACAAAATTCCCAAGATCTAGATTTGGATAAAACGATGTTACAAAACATCCTCCCTTACTCCAATCAACAAAATGATTTTGTGATTGATTTACTCTCTGGCTTAGGCTTTTTAAAAGCTGATTTTCAAAAACCAGTCAAAAGGTTTAGTGGGGGAGAAAGGACTAGAATTGGCTTAGCAAAGGTTTTATTGCAAAATCATACGCTGCTGCTCTTAGATGAACCAACCAATTTTTTGGATATTAAGACAATCAAAGTCTTTGAAAAATTTTTACTGAATTATCCTGGGAGTATTTTACTGGTTAGCCATGACGTACACTTAGCTAAGAGATGCAAAATGAAGTCTTGGACGATTCAGAACCAAGAATTAACTGATATAGAAAAACAAAGAGCATGCACGCCTAATACTAGTCTGTCAAATCTACTTATCCAAAGAGATTTACTCTTGCAAAATTCTGAAATTCCTATGGAAGAGATTGAGAAATTGGATAAGCAGATAGAAAAAATACAAAAATAAAGCTTTCACTTGTTAAAAAATAGCTAGATAGGCTTTGAAAAAAATCTACGCAGAAAAAAAAGCGGTATAACCACTCTTTTTTCTGCGTATTCGTTTATTTTTTTTGTGTTAGGTCCATCAACTTATCTTTCAAGTCGCTCTCCATATTATGCAGTTCTAACTCGGCAGAACGGCGTTTTTCTTTGCCTTCTTGTTGAATTTTTAGTGTCTCTTGGATCGTTTCAATCAAGTCATTTTGTGTTTGTTGTAAAGTTTCGATATCCACTACTCCTCGTTCATTTTCTCTAGCTGTTTCAATTGCAGAAACTTTAAGCATTTCTGAATTTTTCTTGAGTAATTCGTTTGTGGTTTCAGAAACTTGCCTTTGAGCGGTAACAGCATCTTTCTGACGTAATAAGGTAAGGGCAATCGCTACTTGGTTTTTCCAAAGTGGAATCGCAGTCGTGATGGATGCCTGAATTTTTTCAGCCAATGCTTGATTGGTATTTTGAATCAAACGAATTTGAGGTGCTTGTTGGATAGTAATCTGTCTAGCTAAACGCAAATCGTGAGTTCGCTTATCAAGACGTTCTGCAAATTGTTGTAAATCATTTACTATTTGAACGTCCATTTGGTCATTCGTTTTTTGTGCAAGAGTAGTCGCATCGGGAATGAGTTGCGTATTAAGTTCTTCTAACTTTAGCTCTCCGGCAGCAATATAGATATTGAGTGCATCAAAGTAATCTTTGTTCTTAGCGTATAACTGTTCTAACATCAAATTGTCTTCAAGTAAGCCGTTTTTTTCTTTGTCTAATTTGATTGCTATTTTATCGATTTGTGCGCCTATTTTTTGGTATTTAGCGGTTACTTCATAAATGGATTGTTTGACTTTGCCAAACATTCGTTTGAATAAGTTTCCTTCTTCGGCTTGTAATTCACTAGGGTTTGCTTCGTTTAAACGATACATCAAATCACTCAGAGAGTC is a genomic window of Vagococcus entomophilus containing:
- a CDS encoding ATP-binding cassette domain-containing protein, whose protein sequence is MELFNIHDLSQFLGEKELFSIQHLTIQSTDRIALIGENGCGKSTLLKLLAGKRKSAAITQNRTIEIGYLPQQPQISQLSGGQEVKKELEELFCQDKGFLLLDEPTSCLDQGNISWLIDQLLKFRGGFIVVSHDRFFMNAIAKQIFCIENRKITNFGGTYSEFEYHQEQTRDRLILLNKEYEKKVKKIEVEIKKRKQKAETMVKKKKSVSASDWKVNARLGKYDRHQKSMDSSANALQKRLAKMEKPKKFTPPKQFVFRYDKDFDLKKNTLIRLEEADFCPFSQKLFHYPELKIKFGEHILLGGANGSGKSSFLNALSQLQLPTISFISKKLSIGLFTQNSQDLDLDKTMLQNILPYSNQQNDFVIDLLSGLGFLKADFQKPVKRFSGGERTRIGLAKVLLQNHTLLLLDEPTNFLDIKTIKVFEKFLLNYPGSILLVSHDVHLAKRCKMKSWTIQNQELTDIEKQRACTPNTSLSNLLIQRDLLLQNSEIPMEEIEKLDKQIEKIQK
- a CDS encoding toxic anion resistance protein; its protein translation is MTEEQKTASKPEGTSTLDDLLSNPFETGVTPSTPLTENKVEMNRLIDKLPIERQNQARELANQIDVKDSQSVISYGNAAQQKLGEFSHSMLNHVQTQDVGPIGDSLSDLMYRLNEANPSELQAEEGNLFKRMFGKVKQSIYEVTAKYQKIGAQIDKIAIKLDKEKNGLLEDNLMLEQLYAKNKDYFDALNIYIAAGELKLEELNTQLIPDATTLAQKTNDQMDVQIVNDLQQFAERLDKRTHDLRLARQITIQQAPQIRLIQNTNQALAEKIQASITTAIPLWKNQVAIALTLLRQKDAVTAQRQVSETTNELLKKNSEMLKVSAIETARENERGVVDIETLQQTQNDLIETIQETLKIQQEGKEKRRSAELELHNMESDLKDKLMDLTQKK